Proteins encoded in a region of the Carassius carassius chromosome 49, fCarCar2.1, whole genome shotgun sequence genome:
- the LOC132132077 gene encoding amyloid-beta A4 precursor protein-binding family A member 1-like isoform X2, translating into MSRREEPEEAGLRGPPPHRSRHPNGTPLEGGRPRWRPCQLHNPDAEGQGHRHHHHQANLHTSGSSRGPARHRRRHAPGEEQCRRAESGDTEARAGQQPKPGASRHQRLHQHRYRQQHKEEEEQVVKTPPKEQASEPLSPEDSSQELLTPSPQEEPITDGLDGNSPDLAHSSDTHVDHDPESSMEQLEEKVQCEESKLGEEELVKENQKDNHFRETPEQDYAPPKIGSKSYPESKRTSPLRVDVPPFATSPRQMMNKPFFQSPRTFPETLRSHNSDPKSYPAHFNTGHAHTNKDKEFESPMSQVEDHQEDLSDSSPEACSDSQPEESPTEYQTESYLTDPPPALEGPQTYERNQSMTTDECEPQEDLDQCSSVGSRLHHYDEQSGDEAESSGRVRAQLRKTSSPTSLPQEAPPQEETSETAQLSHDLQEEVMERPDMSSTPTQDQITESCRATGDAVSLAIRDIKEAIEEVKTKTVRSPYRPDKITEPVWVMRQDVSPVEEIHPQPQPQVHSHPQSPCQLSQSSPQYEAPIQDAELPLGAESSGVHHQDQDLDVSPCVPSDETRRSLASFPTYVDVPGPCDPDDLIDGIIFAANYLGSTQLLSERMPTKSARMQQAQEAMSRVRYQQGSESEPPASTEVDLFISTQRIKVLSAYTQDTMMDHPLRTISYIADIGNMIVLMARRKMIRSQSAQENLDTAETQHTNPARDDCRQYRMICHVFESEDAQLIAQSIGQAFSVAYQEFLRANGIDPEDLSQREYSDLLNTQDMYNDDLIHFSKSENCRDVYIEKQKGEILGVVIVESGWGSILPTVIIASLMHGAPAAKSGRLNIGDQIMTVNGTSLVGLPLSTSQSIIKGLKAQSRIKMNIVRCPPVTMVLIRRPDLRYQLGFSVQNGIICSLMRGGIAERGGVRVGHRIIEINAQSVVATAHEKIVHILSNAVGEIHMKTMPAAMYRLLTAQEQPVYI; encoded by the exons ATGAGCCGtagggaggagccagaggaggcGGGTCTCAGAGGTCCTCCCCCTCATCGCAGCAGACACCCCAATGGGACTCCTCTAGAGGGAGGTCGACCCAGATGGAGGCCATGCCAGCTTCACAATCCGGATGCAGAAGGCCAAGGCCACCGTCATCATCACCACCAAGCCAATCTGCACACGTCTGGATCTAGCCGAGGTCCAGCACGTCACCGTAGACGGCATGCTCCCGGTGAAGAACAATGCAGGCGGGCTGAGAGTGGAGATACAGAAGCTAGAGCTGGCCAACAGCCCAAACCGGGGGCGTCAAGACACCAGAGACTCCATCAGCACAGATATAGACAACagcacaaagaagaagaagaacaggtGGTCAAAACTCCTCCAAAAGAACAAGCTTCAGAGCCATTATCTCCAGAAGATTCCTCTCAAGAACTGCTGACTCCTTCTCCTCAGGAAGAACCaatcactgatggactggatggAAACAGTCCAGATCTGGCCCACTCATCTGATACACATGTTGATCATGATCCAGAATCTTCAATGGAACAGTTGGAGGAGAAGGTTCAATGTGAAGAATCAAAGTTAGGCGAAGAGGAACTAGTGAAAGAGAACCAAAAAGATAACCATTTCAGAGAAACTCCTGAGCAGGACTATGCTCCTCCTAAGATTGGTTCAAAAAGTTATCCTGAAAGTAAAAGAACCAGTCCGCTAAGAGTAGACGTTCCTCCATTCGCCACATCTCCTCGCCAGATGATGAACAAACCTTTTTTCCAATCTCCACGAACCTTCCCTGAGACTCTTCGAAGCCACAACTCGGATCCAAAGTCGTACCCTGCTCATTTTAACACCGGTCACGCTCACACAAACAAGGATAAAGAATTCGAGAGTCCCATGTCCCAAGTTGAAGACCATCAAGAAGATCTCTCAGACTCTAGTCCTGAAGCCTGTTCTGATTCTCAACCTGAAGAGAGTCCAACAGAATATCAGACAGAATCATACCTAACAGATCCTCCTCCAGCCCTTGAGGGACCTCAAACGTATGAGAGGAACCAGAGCATGACCACGGATGAGTGTGAACCTCAGGAAGACCTCGATCAGTGTAGTTCAGTGGGCTCCAGGCTGCACCACTACGATGAACAGTCAGGAGATGAAGCCGAAAGCTCCGGGAGAGTCCGAGCCCAGCTCAGGAAGACGTCAAGCCCGACTAGCCTTCCTCAAGAAGCTCCCCCCCAAGAGGAGACTTCAGAAACTGCTCAGCTTTCACATGATTTACAGGAAGAAGTGATGGAAAGACCTGACATGTCATCTACTCCAACCCAGGATCAGATAACAGAGTCTTGCAGAGCTACAGGAGACGCTGTCTCATTGGCCATCAGGGATATTAAGGAAGCTATCGAGGAGGTTAAGACCAAGACGGTGCGTTCGCCCTACAGGCCTGACAAGATCACAGAGCCTGTGTGGGTGATGAGACAGGACGTGAGCCCTGTTGAGGAGATCCATCCTCAGCCACAGCCTCAGGTTCACTCACATCCACAGTCACCGTGTCAGCTGTCACAGTCTTCTCCACAGTATGAG GCTCCAATTCAAGATGCTGAACTTCCTCTGGGAGCAGAATCCTCTGGAGTCCATCATCAGGATCAGGATCTAGACGTCAGTCCCTGTGTGCCAAGTGATGAG ACGAGGAGAAGTTTGGCCTCTTTCCCTACATATGTTGATG TTCCTGGCCCATGTGACCCTGACGATTTGATTGATGGCATCATTTTTGCCGCAAACTACCTGGGCTCCACCCAGCTGCTGTCCGAGAGGATGCCCACGAAGAGCGCCCGCATGCAGCAGGCCCAGGAGGCCATGAGCCGTGTCCGG TATCAGCAGGGCAGTGAGAGTGAGCCGCCGGCCAGCACAGAAGTGGACCTCTTTATATCGACACAGAGGATCAAAGTGCTCAGCGCTTACACACAG GACACCATGATGGACCATCCGCTGAGGACCATCTCGTACATCGCTGACATCGGGAACATGATTGTGCTGATGGCTCGCAGGAAGATGATTCGGTCTCAGAGCGCACAGGAGAACTTGGACACCGCAGAGACGCAGCACACAAACCCAGCGCGGGACGACTGCCGCCAGTACAGGATGATCTGCCACGTGTTTGAGTCAGAAGAT GCTCAGCTGATTGCTCAGTCCATCGGTCAGGCCTTCAGCGTTGCGTATCAGGAGTTTCTGAGAGCCAATGGCATCGATCCAGAGGACCTGAGCCAGAGAGAGTACAGCGACCTACTCAACACTCAGGACATGTACAACGATGACCTCATTCACTTCTCCAAGTCTGAAAACTGCAGAGAT GTGTACATCGAGAAGCAGAAAGGGGAGATTCTGGGTGTGGTAATTGTGGAGTCTGGCTGGGGCTCCATCCTCCCCACCGTCATCATCGCCAGCCTGATGCACGGCGCACCCGCGGCCAAGTCTGGACGTCTCAACATCGGCGATCAGATCATGACGGTCAACGGCACAAGTCTGGTGGGACTGCCACTCTCCACCTCCCAGAGCATCATTAAA GGTCTGAAGGCTCAATCCAGGATCAAGATGAACATCGTCAGGTGTCCTCCTGTGACCATGGTGCTCATTCGCCGACCAGACCTACGCTACCAGCTGGGTTTCAGTGTACAGAATGGCATT ATCTGCAGTCTGATGCGAGGGGGGATCGCAGAGAGAGGAGGGGTCCGCGTCGGCCATCGCATCATTGAGATCAATGCTCAGAGCGTGGTGGCCACGGCTCACGAGAAGATCGTTCACATCCTGTCCAACGCTGTGGGAGAG ATCCATATGAAGACTATGCCTGCAGCCATGTACCGCCTGCTCACGGCTCAGGAACAACCCGTCTACATCTGA
- the LOC132132077 gene encoding amyloid-beta A4 precursor protein-binding family A member 1-like isoform X1, with product MSRREEPEEAGLRGPPPHRSRHPNGTPLEGGRPRWRPCQLHNPDAEGQGHRHHHHQANLHTSGSSRGPARHRRRHAPGEEQCRRAESGDTEARAGQQPKPGASRHQRLHQHRYRQQHKEEEEQVVKTPPKEQASEPLSPEDSSQELLTPSPQEEPITDGLDGNSPDLAHSSDTHVDHDPESSMEQLEEKVQCEESKLGEEELVKENQKDNHFRETPEQDYAPPKIGSKSYPESKRTSPLRVDVPPFATSPRQMMNKPFFQSPRTFPETLRSHNSDPKSYPAHFNTGHAHTNKDKEFESPMSQVEDHQEDLSDSSPEACSDSQPEESPTEYQTESYLTDPPPALEGPQTYERNQSMTTDECEPQEDLDQCSSVGSRLHHYDEQSGDEAESSGRVRAQLRKTSSPTSLPQEAPPQEETSETAQLSHDLQEEVMERPDMSSTPTQDQITESCRATGDAVSLAIRDIKEAIEEVKTKTVRSPYRPDKITEPVWVMRQDVSPVEEIHPQPQPQVHSHPQSPCQLSQSSPQYEAPIQDAELPLGAESSGVHHQDQDLDVSPCVPSDETRRSLASFPTYVDVPGPCDPDDLIDGIIFAANYLGSTQLLSERMPTKSARMQQAQEAMSRVRTAQTQAKIRDKYQQGSESEPPASTEVDLFISTQRIKVLSAYTQDTMMDHPLRTISYIADIGNMIVLMARRKMIRSQSAQENLDTAETQHTNPARDDCRQYRMICHVFESEDAQLIAQSIGQAFSVAYQEFLRANGIDPEDLSQREYSDLLNTQDMYNDDLIHFSKSENCRDVYIEKQKGEILGVVIVESGWGSILPTVIIASLMHGAPAAKSGRLNIGDQIMTVNGTSLVGLPLSTSQSIIKGLKAQSRIKMNIVRCPPVTMVLIRRPDLRYQLGFSVQNGIICSLMRGGIAERGGVRVGHRIIEINAQSVVATAHEKIVHILSNAVGEIHMKTMPAAMYRLLTAQEQPVYI from the exons ATGAGCCGtagggaggagccagaggaggcGGGTCTCAGAGGTCCTCCCCCTCATCGCAGCAGACACCCCAATGGGACTCCTCTAGAGGGAGGTCGACCCAGATGGAGGCCATGCCAGCTTCACAATCCGGATGCAGAAGGCCAAGGCCACCGTCATCATCACCACCAAGCCAATCTGCACACGTCTGGATCTAGCCGAGGTCCAGCACGTCACCGTAGACGGCATGCTCCCGGTGAAGAACAATGCAGGCGGGCTGAGAGTGGAGATACAGAAGCTAGAGCTGGCCAACAGCCCAAACCGGGGGCGTCAAGACACCAGAGACTCCATCAGCACAGATATAGACAACagcacaaagaagaagaagaacaggtGGTCAAAACTCCTCCAAAAGAACAAGCTTCAGAGCCATTATCTCCAGAAGATTCCTCTCAAGAACTGCTGACTCCTTCTCCTCAGGAAGAACCaatcactgatggactggatggAAACAGTCCAGATCTGGCCCACTCATCTGATACACATGTTGATCATGATCCAGAATCTTCAATGGAACAGTTGGAGGAGAAGGTTCAATGTGAAGAATCAAAGTTAGGCGAAGAGGAACTAGTGAAAGAGAACCAAAAAGATAACCATTTCAGAGAAACTCCTGAGCAGGACTATGCTCCTCCTAAGATTGGTTCAAAAAGTTATCCTGAAAGTAAAAGAACCAGTCCGCTAAGAGTAGACGTTCCTCCATTCGCCACATCTCCTCGCCAGATGATGAACAAACCTTTTTTCCAATCTCCACGAACCTTCCCTGAGACTCTTCGAAGCCACAACTCGGATCCAAAGTCGTACCCTGCTCATTTTAACACCGGTCACGCTCACACAAACAAGGATAAAGAATTCGAGAGTCCCATGTCCCAAGTTGAAGACCATCAAGAAGATCTCTCAGACTCTAGTCCTGAAGCCTGTTCTGATTCTCAACCTGAAGAGAGTCCAACAGAATATCAGACAGAATCATACCTAACAGATCCTCCTCCAGCCCTTGAGGGACCTCAAACGTATGAGAGGAACCAGAGCATGACCACGGATGAGTGTGAACCTCAGGAAGACCTCGATCAGTGTAGTTCAGTGGGCTCCAGGCTGCACCACTACGATGAACAGTCAGGAGATGAAGCCGAAAGCTCCGGGAGAGTCCGAGCCCAGCTCAGGAAGACGTCAAGCCCGACTAGCCTTCCTCAAGAAGCTCCCCCCCAAGAGGAGACTTCAGAAACTGCTCAGCTTTCACATGATTTACAGGAAGAAGTGATGGAAAGACCTGACATGTCATCTACTCCAACCCAGGATCAGATAACAGAGTCTTGCAGAGCTACAGGAGACGCTGTCTCATTGGCCATCAGGGATATTAAGGAAGCTATCGAGGAGGTTAAGACCAAGACGGTGCGTTCGCCCTACAGGCCTGACAAGATCACAGAGCCTGTGTGGGTGATGAGACAGGACGTGAGCCCTGTTGAGGAGATCCATCCTCAGCCACAGCCTCAGGTTCACTCACATCCACAGTCACCGTGTCAGCTGTCACAGTCTTCTCCACAGTATGAG GCTCCAATTCAAGATGCTGAACTTCCTCTGGGAGCAGAATCCTCTGGAGTCCATCATCAGGATCAGGATCTAGACGTCAGTCCCTGTGTGCCAAGTGATGAG ACGAGGAGAAGTTTGGCCTCTTTCCCTACATATGTTGATG TTCCTGGCCCATGTGACCCTGACGATTTGATTGATGGCATCATTTTTGCCGCAAACTACCTGGGCTCCACCCAGCTGCTGTCCGAGAGGATGCCCACGAAGAGCGCCCGCATGCAGCAGGCCCAGGAGGCCATGAGCCGTGTCCGG ACAGCCCAGACACAGGCCAAAATCAGAGATAAG TATCAGCAGGGCAGTGAGAGTGAGCCGCCGGCCAGCACAGAAGTGGACCTCTTTATATCGACACAGAGGATCAAAGTGCTCAGCGCTTACACACAG GACACCATGATGGACCATCCGCTGAGGACCATCTCGTACATCGCTGACATCGGGAACATGATTGTGCTGATGGCTCGCAGGAAGATGATTCGGTCTCAGAGCGCACAGGAGAACTTGGACACCGCAGAGACGCAGCACACAAACCCAGCGCGGGACGACTGCCGCCAGTACAGGATGATCTGCCACGTGTTTGAGTCAGAAGAT GCTCAGCTGATTGCTCAGTCCATCGGTCAGGCCTTCAGCGTTGCGTATCAGGAGTTTCTGAGAGCCAATGGCATCGATCCAGAGGACCTGAGCCAGAGAGAGTACAGCGACCTACTCAACACTCAGGACATGTACAACGATGACCTCATTCACTTCTCCAAGTCTGAAAACTGCAGAGAT GTGTACATCGAGAAGCAGAAAGGGGAGATTCTGGGTGTGGTAATTGTGGAGTCTGGCTGGGGCTCCATCCTCCCCACCGTCATCATCGCCAGCCTGATGCACGGCGCACCCGCGGCCAAGTCTGGACGTCTCAACATCGGCGATCAGATCATGACGGTCAACGGCACAAGTCTGGTGGGACTGCCACTCTCCACCTCCCAGAGCATCATTAAA GGTCTGAAGGCTCAATCCAGGATCAAGATGAACATCGTCAGGTGTCCTCCTGTGACCATGGTGCTCATTCGCCGACCAGACCTACGCTACCAGCTGGGTTTCAGTGTACAGAATGGCATT ATCTGCAGTCTGATGCGAGGGGGGATCGCAGAGAGAGGAGGGGTCCGCGTCGGCCATCGCATCATTGAGATCAATGCTCAGAGCGTGGTGGCCACGGCTCACGAGAAGATCGTTCACATCCTGTCCAACGCTGTGGGAGAG ATCCATATGAAGACTATGCCTGCAGCCATGTACCGCCTGCTCACGGCTCAGGAACAACCCGTCTACATCTGA
- the LOC132132112 gene encoding tight junction protein ZO-2-like yields MEETVWEQYTVTLQRDSKKGFGIAVSGGRDNPNEENGEPSIVVSDVLQGGPADGFLFENDRVIQVNNVPMDCVQYGFAVQTLRKCGKVAKITVKRARKIPVSVIKRGPSLDDRVFSGDYNDDYDYELDQRSVYSGRGYMDDHDRDYERSRGRSMERGVSPDRQYRRDGSRGRTLDHERSPDRRYRSDHNLDRDHSPDRRYRSDRTLDRNYSPDRRYRSEHNLDRERSPDRPYRSDRALDRSHSPETRYRPEPARVYSRENLASDHERRRSDPRQDEPMRRSSSQDQLDHSPLPPPQRLEPLEKPLNVTLLKSRPNDEYGLRLGSQLFIKETTSTGLAFKEGKLQEGDIILKINGTVTENLSLSDAGRLIEKSRGKLQLMVQRDRSQVLIRVPPMADSDSEMDDISDIVSYRSYSPQEDRRSHHSDLSSHSSNERLQDKSRDEPPNRLAKMGAMPTPFRAAPVELPSPPVEKEEPRSQSPAPVVNAAPKSVPVKAKPLPKVPLRPSLEDQEIYGPNTVMVRFQKGDSVGLRLAGGNDVGIFIAGVQEDSPAEIEGLRTGDQIVKVNNMDFRGMIREDAVLYLLEIPKGEDVTILSQSKPDVYKDILASGRGDNFFIRTHFEYEKELPQSLTFSRGEVFKVVDTLYDGKLGNWLAIRMDKDNQLLEKGIIPNKSRAEQMANVQNAQKGAANDRGDFWRLRGQRAAKKKDLRKSREDLSATPVTTRFPAYERVVLREAGFRRPVVIFGPISDVANEKLANDLPDEFIIAKTEPKDAGSEKSSGVVRLNTIRQIIEQDLHALLDVTPKAVDTLNYTQWYPIVIFLNPDSKQGVKTMRNRLAPGSSRSSRKLYEQAVKLRKTCSHLFTATIDLNSSHDAWYGSLKDAIREQQEKAVWVCESKLDGSEEDLDLHDDCMSYLSAMSADYLSMDSRLTSDYEDEGGAYTDTELDETTDEPQPMSAISRSSEPVSEERPIPVPHERSKKPASREVQRDPSPPPSFVPEPPKVRAASRPADSRSSSTVSSDPPVSNKPLPPPVAQKPSFTVRTGSADETTSDPVDDPANRTFRGKVKAFEQMDHLARAKRMLELQEAEQARLEISQKHPDIYAVPLKPKPNQNRPQPIGSNSESQSSSKAPYSESRSHRRADDDDDDEEEYRRQLADQTRRGYYSAQKYNDTEL; encoded by the exons ATGGAGGAGACGGTGTGGGAGCAGTACACTGTGACCCTACAGCGG GACTCCAAGAAGGGCTTTGGCATTGCTGTGTCTGGAGGGCGGGACAATCCAAACGAAGAAAATGGAGAACCGTCAATTGTTGTTTCCGATGTGCTGCAAGGGGGTCCTGCTGATGGCTTTCTATT TGAAAATGACAGAGTGATCCAGGTCAACAATGTGCCCATGGACTGTGTCCAATACGGCTTCGCAGTGCAGACTCTCCGCAAATGTGGCAAAGTAGCCAAAATC ACGGTAAAAAGAGCAAGAAAAATTCCTGTCAGCGTGATCAAACGTGGCCCGTCCCTAGACGACCGTGTCTTCAGCGGCGACTACAACGACGACTACGACTATGAGCTCGACCAGCGCAGCGTCTACAGCGGCCGCGGCTACATGGATGATCATGATCGTGACTACGAGCGCAGCCGCGGGAGGAGTATGGAGCGCGGCGTGAGCCCCGACAGACAGTACAGACGAGACGGCAGCCGCGGCCGAACGCTGGACCACGAGCGCAGCCCCGACCGCCGCTACCGAAGTGACCACAACCTGGATCGTGACCACAGCCCGGACCGCCGCTACCGAAGCGATCGCACGCTGGACCGCAATTACAGCCCGGACCGACGCTATCGCAGTGAACACAACCTGGACAGAGAGCGGAGTCCGGACAGACCGTACCGCAGCGACCGTGCACTGGACAGATCACACAGTCCTGAGACGCGCTACAGGCCCGAACCGGCTCGGGTGTACAGCAGAGAGAATCTAGCCAGTGACCACGAGCGCAGGAGGTCTGATCCGCGCCAGGATGAACCCATGAGGAGGAGTAGCAGTCAAGACCAGCTGGATCACTCACCCTTACCACCACCACAGCGACTCGAACCCTTGGAGAAGCCACTCAATGTTACTCTTCTAAAGAGCCGCCCAAATGACG AATATGGCCTTCGTCTTGGCAGTCAGCTGTTCATCAAAGAGACGACGAGCACAGGCTTGGCGTTCAAAGAAGGCAAACTACAGGAAGGCGACATCATTCTGAAA ATTAACGGTACGGTCACAGAGAACCTGTCTCTGAGCGACGCAGGGAGGCTGATCGAGAAGTCTCGTGGGAAGCTGCAGCTGATGGTGCAGAGGGATCGCAGTCAGGTGCTCATCCGAGTCCCACCCATGGCAGACAGTGACTCAGAAATGGATG ATATCTCAGATATTGTGTCGTACCGCTCCTATTCTCCTCAAGAGGACCGACGCAGTCATCACTCTGACCTCTCCTCACACTCCTCTAATGAGAGACTGCAGGACAAAAGCAG AGATGAGCCTCCTAACAGACTGGCTAAAATGGGAGCGATGCCGACTCCGTTCAGAGCGGCGCCGGTGGAGCTCCCGTCTCCACCTGTGGAGAAGGAAGAGCCTCGCAGCCAGTCTCCAG CTCCTGTGGTAAATGCTGCTCCGAAAAGTGTTCCAGTGAAAGCCAAGCCTCTGCCAAAGGTTCCCCTGCGACCCAGTCTGGAGGACCAGGAGATATACGG CCCCAACACTGTGATGGTGCGCTTCCAGAAGGGCGATAGTGTTGGCCTGCGTCTCGCTGGAGGAAACGATGTGGGCATTTTTATCGCAGGCGTTCAGGAGGACAGTCCTGCTGAGATCGAGGGACTCCGCACCGGAGACCAGATCGTGAAG GTGAATAATATGGATTTTAGAGGAATGATCCGGGAAGACGCAGTCCTGTATTTACTAGAGATTCCCAAAGGAGAGGATGTGACCATCCTGTCTCAAAGCAAACCTGATG tttataaaGACATCCTGGCCTCTGGACGAGGTGATAACTTCTTCATCAGAACTCACTTTGAATATGAGAAAGAGCTCCCTCAGAGTTTGACCTTCTCCAGAGGAGAGGTTTTTAAAGTGGTGGACACCCTGTACGACGGAAAGCTGGGTAACTGGCTGGCCATCCGCATGGACAAAGACAATCAGCTCCTGGAGAAAGGCATCATACCCAACAAGAGCAG AGCGGAGCAGATGGCAAACGTTCAGAACGCACAGAAAGGCGCTGCCAATGACAGAGGAGACTTCTGGAGGCTGAGAGGTCAAAGAGCAGCCAAGAAAAAAGACCTTCGCAAGAGCAGAGAGGATCTGAGCGCTACACCGGTCACCACACGCTTCCCAGCCTACGAGAGAGTGGTGCTGCGGGAAG CTGGGTTCAGAAGACCTGTCGTAATATTCGGCCCTATTTCAGATGTAGCCAATGAAAAACTGGCCAATGATCTTCCAGATGAGTTTATCATAGCGA AGACCGAACCGAAAGACGCAGGCTCAGAGAAGTCGTCTGGTGTTGTGAGACTCAATACTATTCGTCAGATCATCGAGCAG GATCTACATGCTCTGCTCGATGTCACCCCGAAGGCTGTGGACACCCTGAACTACACCCAGTGGTATCCCATCGTCATTTTCCTCAACCCAGACAGTAAGCAGGGGGTGAAGACCATGAGAAACCGCCTGGCTCCCGGATCTAGCCGCAGTTCACGCAAGCTTTACGAACAAGCAGTTAAACTGCGCAAAACCTGCTCCCACCTGTTCACTG CTACCATTGATCTGAACTCTTCCCATGATGCTTGGTATGGAAGTCTCAAGGATGCCATACGAGAACAACAAGAGAAAGCTGTCTGGGTCTGTGAAAGCAAG CTCGATGGGTCTGAGGAGGACCTGGATCTCCATGATGACTGTATGTCGTACCTGTCGGCCATGAGCGCAGACTACCTGAGCATGGACAGCCGTCTGACCAGCGACTACGAGGATGAGGGCGGCGCATACACAGACACCGAGCTTGACGAGACCACGGACGAGCCACAGCCGATGTCAGCCATCAGCCGCTCGTCTGAGCCTGTTAGCGAGGAG AGACCCATACCTGTTCCTCATGAGCGTTCAAAGAAGCCTGCGAGCAGAGAGGTGCAGCGGGACCCCAGCCCGCCTCCATCATTTGTTCCTGAGCCCCCGAAG GTGCGGGCAGCTTCTCGTCCTGCAGACTCTCGCTCCAGCAGCACAGTCAGCAGTGACCCTCCTGTCAGTAACAAACCTCTTCCACCGCCGGTAGCTCAGAAGCCTAGCTTCACAGTGAGGACGGGCTCAGCTGACGAAACGACCTCTGACCCTGTAGATGACCCCGCCAACCGCACCTTCCGGGGAAAGGTGAAGGCCTTTGAGCAAATGGACCACCTGGCCCGGGCCAAGAGGATGCTGGAGCTGCAGGAGGCCGAACAAGCACGG CTGGAAATATCTCAGAAACATCCAGATATTTATGCAGTTCCCCTCAAgcccaaaccaaaccaaaacagGCCTCAACCAATTGG CTCAAACTCTGAGTCCCAGAGCTCCTCCAAAGCGCCGTATTCAGAGAGCCGCTCTCACCGTCGcgccgatgatgatgatgatgatgaagaggagtATCGCCGCCAGCTGGCAGACCAAACCCGCAGAGGCTACTACAGTGCCCAGAAATACAACGACACTGAACTCTAA